aacttggtatAGGTGACATTGGCGGattctccggaaaccgaattggaatgggggaaggagatccctatcctcggccaatccggagaagcgagtagctagtagggtggacatcatcttcaagaaggggttttccagggcgatggtccgatgatTGTCTGTAATGTCCCTGGGCCCattcttatggatgaagatgatggctgattCCATCCACgttggtgggaagaaggaagaatggagggcgaggctgaataGATGTTGAAGGAGTGGCagggcttgggtccggagaagtgacagttggaaaggagagatcccagatgttgatggggctttgctcttcatcttcttgaaggccacgtccatctcgggttccctgaagggctgcaaaagtggGTGGAGTTCTTCCGGGCAGCCCTGGACTTCCTCCACCattgtttccgatgttgatgaaaacaattcttggcagtggaggaggaattgaCTCACGGAAATCTCCGAGTTGGCGGCGAgttttttggcacgtttgtacaagcccgccatccgggaaTAGGctgatgaagagagcaggttctccacttccaacctgtggtgggctgactcagcgctcctcagagacttgtggtatgcaattcttgatatcgcgtattgctcccaagtctctggAGTTTGGCTTGATTTGGCACTTCGCAACTTTTGGAGCATTTAACCtctcagctctcgatggtagggactgaaccacggggtcttgagtcctcctctcctcctctgcacggAGGAGGActttttaaatgcttgcgaaatgccttgggccactgcagctggattgctcacaaccccggtgttgatggatagctgcaggacctcaagttgagccgcgcacttctgtACATTGACCTCGCACCTCCCATTttgagtcacgcccagatgatggaaatttctgggcatcttgaaagtgactgaaatcgggaggtgatcagaaacggccagtggatggacgaaactggccggagatggaatagTGTCTGATATGAAGATGTGATCAAGTACAGAGGCaccccgggagtaggtgtgtgttgggactcccgggtcggagcacagagtgattctccattggctcaggatttgggcgagctcggagaattcacttgAGTCtggacggatgttgaagtccccaacaatgatgactttctccggattcttcaccttctgaaggatggatgtgaggtcagagacgagatcatcatagtccgtggttggctgatagtggataccaatgatggtgaagccttgggcatccacggctatgtgatgagaagaggatgagagaagggtgggctcaaacCGATcggtaatatagagctccaacccaccgctgggccgaccacgcccaacaggcttcctggcatgaactacgaaactctgtttgccaggaaagcaactctgGTGTTTCTCCTCCgtgacccacgtctcggaTAAGAGGGTGAAGGCGTGCCCTCGGATCTTGTCGAGACATTGTCCCActccagccactcgcagcatgttcgcccgtccatgacagttgagaaagcaggccgaccccggttgattccctcctctctaCTTGttgatccgctgttgccgccgatgctggttcctcgcgataccgagttgttcagTCCAACCTAGAAAAGAGATATCACTATGGCGATTGAGggggggaaggaaggaagggatgattgggaagaagaagagggttggagggctaaaggctcacgtcttgaaaaagacgtgggccgGAGaatatgggaagaggaagCATAAGAAGGAGGGGTGCACTGAACCGGGTTTATCACATGTTCATGAGGGGCCACTTTTCGTTGGCGTGGCCccactcactggtatcacagaGTCAGAAGCAAGATATCGGaattaaaaccattaaaatcCATATTCCTGTCGGAGGGGTAAAAaagcacgtccgccattcgaggcgtcagctgacctgtGATATGTTATAATTATATAGTTATAATTTCAGAGAGTGAATGGCACCAAAGATTGAATCATTTGGAAGAACACtaccttttttttctagcCTCTACCTCACTTGATTCTGGAGGAATATGTCATCTTTGCTGGAAAATTCCAATCTTGATCTTGCAGCACTGTGTAAAGAAccttaaaaaatggcaaaccCCTTCAATGGGTGAACGGAGATGGACCTGGGAATTCCCGCATCTAGGTGGTATCGACATCTTGCTTCAAGCTAGCTTAACGGATATGGCCGCCTCTCAAGCACCATGGACAATAAATAGTTGGTTATCACTGGCCTTGatccttcaaaatatttgaggaaaagGGGATAACTATACACCTTTAAAAGGGCTTCAAGaatccccccaaaaatgtggaTATTTGTGATCCAAAAACAGGTGAATAGGAGAAAAGGTTCACCTTTTGATTTGGTTGATACAGGGTTTTAATAACGTTTGTTCTAAGGTTCCCAGCATTGGTTTTCCGTAAGGTTTGCCAAACTATTTTTATGACATTTCTTGTGCGGTCAAGTATCCTCTAGACCAATAATTGGGTCAGAATAAATGTCGCAACAGTTATGGGTCTTTCTTGAAATTAGCATGCCAAGAAGTCCAACTGCCGTTGAACAGGTGAACTACATTTTAACTATGCGATGGAAAAAGTATATTATATACTAAGAACGacttaaatgcatttttcctaTCAATTTAATCTCTGATGGCTTGCGCTTATtgctttcaagtttgaaaagtatTCATCGATTAATTAAGCCCGTGTATTACAAGAATTTGGAAAAGACGTAACACAATAACTaattgatcattttcttccaaatatcaaaacaaGATACGGCCAGTAAAGAATAGACCAGATTTAAGAGCGAAATATCAGAATAAAAGGCTCTTATTGCCACTTAAGATTAATACACATCATCCTGAGGAtaaaaaaaagctgttttggCACTTATTGCCgatgccaaaatttgcatttacTTAAGGTTTTTAAGGTTTTCTCCGAGAGAGCGGAATTCGAACCCATGCCCTCTGAGGAACTATGTCGTGCCTCATACTTAATGcagttttttcttcatttttctacAAAAGCACGTTATTTGCCGATTTCTAGATGTAATATTTTCCTCTAATTGTTATTGATAGGTAATGGTTATTTATGTTGTATTTACGATTTGAGTTCAGATATCTCCTTAAAAGTGAAATCTCAAGTACTTTGGTACGGCCCCTTCATTAAAGCTGCAGATTTTAGCGGGGGCGGAAACGTTTGCTTGGTCTTCATCCACTCGTTCATTTTAGTCATTTCCTTTGAAGATGTCCTCGTTCCCAATGGACCAAGGCTCGGGGACGAGATCATTAGGGGTTTTAAAAGTTTTTCAGAAAAGTTGGCTTTTCCACCAACCGCATAAACCCCCGCCAACCCGAATGAAAACCCACTTGCAACTTTTCCTCAACCATGAGTGTCGCAATTGAACTTGCGGTCCATCTAATTGTCGTCGTATACCTCAGGAGGCTTTGATCCAATATGGAAACCTGGCTAAAACGTTGATTTGGGCCTTAACTTGGAATATCCATGTGATTCCTTTGTAGAGGCTATTGGTGATTGCTTCCTTCTATTATGGTCAGATctcgaaaagaaaaattaaaacctgacaaaaacatttcagcctttttgtcCGGGAAAAAATTGAGtcaaattgccaattttttaaCCTACGTTTTCGTctctttttcgaccttttttcTCACCATCTTTCATATTTCAGGATactttttgccctttttattgtcatttgggtccttatctgcttccttcATCACctgttgttccttgtttgggacctttttatttcCTGATGTGtagcatgatcagatgaaggattaaatcctcagccagAACCTTCAGGCATTTGTATTTGTTTGGGTTTTCcctggcttttctaaccgctgcaaagaatgtaatccctggtataatcaaaatgaaagatcataATTAATTTAGCTAGTGCCACTAAAACTCCATGCATGTATACtttatttgatctaccaacgaattgaataaatcaaattcaactctcTTTCTTCGGTTTGAGAAAGTCTGCAAATAAGTGTCCTTGAAATTGAGCTACATCTGCCGTCATTGGGTTTGATCCtacccaaaatattttgtaaacaAAATTGCTCTCAACACCAAAAGCATCATgctccagaagagagtcaattgtttaccatgacatctgtatcaattaAACAGACGTGTCCTAATGTCGAATATTGCAAGAAAAAGCTAATTTCTTGCGCACTCAATGGATAGCCCAGTAAATATAGTAGGGTGCCTaaattttgtaacagataaaATAGGGAGCAAAGAGGATAAAAGggataaaaaaacaattctttttgcattagtGCAACTTCCTTGTGaatatttgcaccttttttgcagtttcgcaacttttttttgattgcCGAACTTGAGAAATTGTCTCTAAGCTTTAGGAAAACAATTCGgctaaaaaggcaacttttttcgaggtcttATTAATTCCTCATAACCCAAGATGATTGTCTTTGAGAATCCAGGATTATGAAACCATtgctctctttcgctctctaCAGGATATCACGAACTTGGTTCATCTTCAACGAGTGCTTGAATGTTGAATGACGTGATCTCAATCGTCATTTGTACTCACGCAAGTCTAATCTCTTTGTACGTTCATATTGTATCATTGCTCAAAATAAACATGGACAGGTGAGAACGAACTTCAATGATACAAAGAACTAACCCAAATTGAAAGGAGTTCTGTAAGATAGTTTGAAATCTCTCTATATTTTGGAATCgttcttgcaaaaaaattatACCTGGTTTGGACAATACGTATGTGGCCTAGATATACTATCCGGATATTATGTGTCTCTTTAGGGTACAGTTATCTAAGACTTACCTCAAATTGGTCACTCTGGCCACCCACAAAGGCCAAGGTAGAAGAGTGTTGTCATAATCCCGACTGTAGGTATGCGCCATCTCGTACGTATTAGGGATCAATCGAACGCTGCAAGAGTTGGAAAGGACCTTGATGACATGAACACGAATGAGTCAATGCCAGAGGCTTCATTTTTCCAGAATCTTGGAGGAATGGTTGTTTGTACCATACTATTTGTAATTGACACGGACTCAAGAGGTCCGGGTAATCAAGTGTGACAAAAGCTCCCTCCCCCCAAGGTTAGGATATTGTAAGAGTGAGAATGCAATGAGATGGATCCATGGAACATTGGAACGTTTCTGTCAGCTAATTAAAAATGTCCAGTGTGTGGAGAACCATGTAATTCAGTAGCTTATACAGAAAATTGCCCTCGTGGCATGGATTATCGGGTTTTAGACGTCTAACAAGAGGCTGAGGAACAAAGGCTTTGGTCCAAAGAGTTTCGGGTGTGATTCGTCGAGtattgaggggaaaaaaggcCTTGGGAATAAGATTTACACGGCATGCATAATCAATAGCGATTGTTGGGGGCGTATTCAGCATTTTCCTTGATATGAATCCCGCTTCCTTAAGAGGAAAATTCTAACCAATATTCCGCACATTCCTTTGGTTTTTAGGCAAGATGGAAGGCTATTGAGCCCCAGATAAATGTTGTATTGAACACGATCTATCCTTTAAAAAGATAGGACGTTACCACTCAAATAGTAATTTCATGCATTTCGACACTATAGAAATAGTTTTTTAACCTTTCGGTTATTAGGAATTGAGGAAAGGAGCTCAAGGTTCGGAAATGAGTTCGTTTATAGGCCAGTTTCTTTTAGCGTGATTAGATGACCTTTGCCTGGGCCCAAATATGCTtggcaaatcaaattcaatcaaattgtACGGTGATCCAAACTGgttttttcttgtttcaaaaaaagaacaccaCCTTTGATTGAGATCAGGTAAGCCTAAGGGAGGATTGCTTTCCATCCTATTTCACTGTGCTCAAAAAgtagcaatttgaaatatcaGTACATGTTAAGGTATAACGAAACGGTTTTGACTCAGAACTGGATACTAAAGGAAAAGGAAACTGATGTGTTCAAATTGTCTAAAATGTGTCTAAAACAAGAATTGTTTCTGTTCTGTTACAATGCCTAAAGTTACGAAATGTCGTTAATGGTACAAAATGTATCCGTTGTTGGAAAGCGTGAATTAAATTCAAAAGCATGCATTAGTTGAGGGAAGAAAGTCACATCTTAActccaaagaaaataattttgcCGTTCCATATTGTAGTAAGTCACTTTCCAAGATACAAGataacaaaatgaaacgaaacgagaacaaacaaaaacaagcgGTTCTTCTTATTGACTTATCgatagaaaataaaaaaggaccGTCCTTGATTAAATAATATGAAATACCAATCATAcacataaaatttgaacaattttttttgaaagattaCTTTTATCAAGTCATCAATCAGCCTGCAGTTTTGGAACCAACGTTCAATTGCACATTTTTCCTATAATTTGTACCTATTCACTGTTCAAGCATTTTCCGCCatcaatcatttgaaaataacATGTTGTGCTTTAAACATTCCCTTCCAATCTGCCTTCTAAATCCGGTATGACCATGAATACAACGGACTCTACGTGGCAAAGGCTATTTTTCCCAAGGCTCCGAAAGGCTTTTCCTTTCCAGTTCGTCTAGGTCATGAGAGCATTCACGACATTACCCTTAATATTCCTTTTAAACATATTAGACTTCACACCGTCAAAACGGTGTTGCTGGGATGCTGATTATTAAAGAGTGGAACATTATATTTTTGAGAGCTATTCTCcatattttttatcttcaaaCCAATGGCTttatattttttcacaaatgcTAAGTGTGTTCTATTTTCTCAGGGCTGAATcaaccaaaattgaaaaaaaaatctaagtCAAAATTGTCATAAAAACATGATGAATGTATTATGAAATAATATATCACTTGAAAAATTactaaatgaagaaaaccaccCCTTGTAAAACAATTTTGCACGTCTTTTATTGGTAAATGCATgccttttttggtcaaagaaaaaaaacttcaaagagATATAAGTAAGTCATCTTTTTCGCATATTATCAAGAGAATGAGCTGCAATTTACAACTAAAATGCATTTTCGCATTTTGTTcataaaaagccaaattttctttccagCCTTAGAACGGGCGAAATACTTTCTAAAATGTTTCACACTGGAAgcatttattttttctctcttttcattaTTTATAAGTCACTACCTCATCAAGTTCAAGTAGATGCAAAGACGGAACAAGTCATCTCTTGGCAGTGTCTAATGCTTTTTGTACAAAGTACTTTTGGACCCTCTTATACGATACAAAAGCTAAGTGCTTCTCTAACTCAAATAACTTGGACAACGTCCTAAACAAATGCAAACAGATAcccattttcattgcttttcaaaCTTATGCAGGGAAGGTGCTCATTCATACCTAAAACGCACGTAGACGTTATTGTGTTGTTAGATTGTAAACACTGGATTAACCTTTACTCTCCAGTAGTTAAAGATTCTacttttttccactttatGACTTCAATTACgcaaaaagtgtaaaaaatcTTTAGTTTTAACCACTCGACTTGTGTACAAGGGTGGTAGTGATATTGAGAAGGTCTCCAACCTGAACGAGTTAAGGGTACTTGTCTAAAGTAAGCGAAATTTTTGtcagcatatccagctgaaggttAATAAATATCTTGATGGTAAATTTTTGTATCTTGAATGTGTTTCGTATATtagggctccaattagttagCATATTCGCATAATGCTGAACTGATcccaaaaaaatggaccacTAACATAGCAAAATAATAGCTACCGTGTAATTCTACAATTTTaaacatttccaatcaatACTCTTTGTAGTCACATTGGGTGATTTGAGAGGTAAGCgcaaaaaacaataaataataTGGTGTTGTAAAATCATATTCTTAAATTTTGACCTTTAGGTGGCGTCCTAAGAAGgataaaataaatttgaatgtGATTGCATACTGATCCCTAATGTTGATATTTGGACCCCTTTCACCATTTAACTTCGAGTCAACTGAGGCTAGTTACGAATTAAAGACAGCGTGGACTTTTGAGCCCCCTAGTTACCCggataataataatgaaaaacGATAATAAAAGCTAAAATGCACGTGGCGTCATCTAGCTCGTAAAGGGTGTGGTCTTCTCCAACAATCAGGATTTGGAGAGGTTAATAAAGTTGGGACTGTCCCGTTTTCATAGAAGGTACAAAAGATATCTGATGCTTTGTATTTTCAAAAGGAATCCTTGAGCATTGTCCCActccaggttttagggttaaTTCTAGAGACCGTTAAGGCTTGAAATTCCCTTTGCCTTTAAGTACCTTTAAGTCTACAGCATCATGTTTAGCTCGAACAATGAAAACCTCATTTCCTCTTtgtttctcgggttccttcattgctttattTGCCTTgtctaatattcgtaggtatGACCTGGGCCTGTTTGTACCTTCCAAGGTAGACTTGGACACTTTTTCAAATCGTAATTCTACGTATACCATTTTATAGGGTTGTTCACATCCACCATTATGCTTTGTTTAAAGCCTTAAAAAGTACACTTCTGAACAAAGATTGCGATTTTTAAATTAGGTGCCATATACTTCAATGTTTTGTGATCGAGACAAACAAAATAAGCTCAAAAGGACGCAAAGCAAAGAATCTGTGTTCAAATGGAGTAGACCCGATCAGCGCTTATTAAACTCTAAGGTAGCGGCTTTAACCCGACTGAAATCTCAAGATCTCTCAACTGCAATAGGATGATGGTTCAAGAGAAATTACTTGAAGCATCAGGAGCTACAAAGAAGACAACCAAGGAGAAAACGGTGTAACGGTTACGAAATGCCCATGAAATACCAGGCCAAACAACTGccatttcattcatgatgCATGAATAAAGAGACCGTCGTCAAAACTGTGTATCGCAAATCTTGCATCCTCATCCAATGCTCAAATTTCCGGCCAGGGCTTTGAATCTGGTCCTCTTACCTGTGACAAATGACAAACATCAGGACAATGTAAATGGATATCTTGGAGAGCTGCACCTCCCGTCTCCGCGGCGTGTTGGCCGAGGATTTTCGTCTCCGTTTGCGGAGACCTTTGAATAGAGTGCTGCCATTCCTGATCAACGATCCACTCTCTTCCTCAATGGTGTCCGTGGCTCCTCTCCGGTCGGTCCCCCCTCGGTCCATTTCTGGTGCTCCCATGCTGTTCCGATGGTGGATTTGATGGAGAGGCAGATTCTGAGTGAGGCCACTCCCGTTGGGATTGGGAACCCGTGTGAAGCAGACCCTCAGAGTGTCGTTGAGAAGAGTTTGTTCAAACTGCTTTATACGGCGATAAACTCGAAAGTTCAGCACAATGATCACAATGAACGGTCCCAGGATCAGAAGGAGCAGGTTCATCCATAAAATGTACACTCGAATGTATATCCGGTCCAAACGGAGCGAGGTGGGCTTCAGCTCGAACATTAATGGACCCGTGTAGTTGTCCAAGTTGTAGGTGTCCGTGGCATTATTGTAAACGTAGCACCCATGCTCACTAACGAAAGTCGTTTCGTTCACACTCTCCCAGTTGGTTGTGTTATCCAGAAACGAGGGGATCCGAACCACCGTCAGCTCAAAGAACTTGGGCACATTATAAAGCATTGTGAACACAACCACGGGGATGACAAAGGTCCGCGTGGAATACACGTGTCTGAAAGTGGAAAGAAGTCAGGTCAAGGCAGGGCCAAAAAAAGGCTTGAGCAGGGACGACAGGCCAATTGCCCTGCTACTTCACTACACGTATATGGAACCCGCCCTTGAGACCTGGCTCTGTCGTAAAGATCCTAATTCCTTTCGAGTGTTCCACTTCAGATACTCTAATGGAGCCTTTTGGACCCCTTGGCTTTAGATTAAACGTAGAGACgggacaaaaaaatggacctTGATCCCTTGTGGCCGTTGTCGAGTATACGGATAGCTTTGATGTTCAATAACGCACCTTGCTTTATTTTCCCGCTTGTACGAGCGTACACAGCA
This genomic interval from Tigriopus californicus strain San Diego chromosome 6, Tcal_SD_v2.1, whole genome shotgun sequence contains the following:
- the LOC131881664 gene encoding uncharacterized protein LOC131881664 isoform X4, whose amino-acid sequence is MNDSSVPLGATHRRLLSHLNSTWDAEGTEGAEGTEGAEGAEGSEDYYENLFQWMTEGLLIFIIGIIGLVGNGISIWTFSRQRIHRIFHNLLLVLAIFDILYVVCSIHLFSLRIFWPEYDQLVRIPSLPIVIPFAQIGLMGSTYCTVALALERFLAVCYPFLPRRHVYSTRTFVIPVVVFTMLYNVPKFFELTVVRIPSFLDNTTNWESVNETTFVSEHGCYVYNNATDTYNLDNYTGPLMFELKPTSLRLDRIYIRVYILWMNLLLLILGPFIVIIVLNFRVYRRIKQFEQTLLNDTLRVCFTRVPNPNGSGLTQNLPLHQIHHRNSMGAPEMDRGGTDRRGATDTIEEESGSLIRNGSTLFKGLRKRRRKSSANTPRRREVQLSKISIYIVLMFVICHSVRLIPNTYEMAHTYSRDYDNTLLPWPLWVARVTNLSHVLLTLVCSSNFFIYYFKHGNICRKKSWQNCENKYGNAPTTAGIDIDPNVVVLVPPDRKRL
- the LOC131881664 gene encoding uncharacterized protein LOC131881664 isoform X3 gives rise to the protein MNDSSVPLGATHRRLLSHLNSTWDAEGTEGAEGTEGAEGAEGSEDYYENLFQWMTEGLLIFIIGIIGLVGNGISIWTFSRQRIHRIFHNLLLVLAIFDILYVVCSIHLFSLRIFWPEYDQLVRIPSLPIVIPFAQIGLMGSTYCTVALALERFLAVCYPFLPRRHVYSTRTFVIPVVVFTMLYNVPKFFELTVVRIPSFLDNTTNWESVNETTFVSEHGCYVYNNATDTYNLDNYTGPLMFELKPTSLRLDRIYIRVYILWMNLLLLILGPFIVIIVLNFRVYRRIKQFEQTLLNDTLRVCFTRVPNPNGSGLTQNLPLHQIHHRNSMGAPEMDRGGTDRRGATDTIEEESGSLIRNGSTLFKGLRKRRRKSSANTPRRREVQLSKISIYIVLMFVICHSVRLIPNTYEMAHTYSRDYDNTLLPWPLWVARVTNLSHVLLTLVCSSNFFIYYFKHGNICRKKSWQNCENKYGNAPTTAGIGTTTNGYIDPNVVVLVPPDRKRL
- the LOC131881664 gene encoding uncharacterized protein LOC131881664 isoform X2; this encodes MNDSSVPLGATHRRLLSHLNSTWDAEGTEGAEGTEGAEGAEGSEDYYENLFQWMTEGLLIFIIGIIGLVGNGISIWTFSRQRIHRIFHNLLLVLAIFDILYVVCSIHLFSLRIFWPEYDQLVRIPSLPIVIPFAQIGLMGSTYCTVALALERFLAVCYPFLPRRHVYSTRTFVIPVVVFTMLYNVPKFFELTVVRIPSFLDNTTNWESVNETTFVSEHGCYVYNNATDTYNLDNYTGPLMFELKPTSLRLDRIYIRVYILWMNLLLLILGPFIVIIVLNFRVYRRIKQFEQTLLNDTLRVCFTRVPNPNGSGLTQNLPLHQIHHRNSMGAPEMDRGGTDRRGATDTIEEESGSLIRNGSTLFKGLRKRRRKSSANTPRRREVQLSKISIYIVLMFVICHSVRLIPNTYEMAHTYSRDYDNTLLPWPLWVARVTNLSHVLLTLVCSSNFFIYYFKHGNICRKKSWQNCENKYGNAPTTAGIGTTTNGCTALTEISENFSRADSFLSTSGSCLCLSNRLSGLRSMSCFAC
- the LOC131881664 gene encoding uncharacterized protein LOC131881664 isoform X1, with the protein product MNDSSVPLGATHRRLLSHLNSTWDAEGTEGAEGTEGAEGAEGSEDYYENLFQWMTEGLLIFIIGIIGLVGNGISIWTFSRQRIHRIFHNLLLVLAIFDILYVVCSIHLFSLRIFWPEYDQLVRIPSLPIVIPFAQIGLMGSTYCTVALALERFLAVCYPFLPRRHVYSTRTFVIPVVVFTMLYNVPKFFELTVVRIPSFLDNTTNWESVNETTFVSEHGCYVYNNATDTYNLDNYTGPLMFELKPTSLRLDRIYIRVYILWMNLLLLILGPFIVIIVLNFRVYRRIKQFEQTLLNDTLRVCFTRVPNPNGSGLTQNLPLHQIHHRNSMGAPEMDRGGTDRRGATDTIEEESGSLIRNGSTLFKGLRKRRRKSSANTPRRREVQLSKISIYIVLMFVICHSVRLIPNTYEMAHTYSRDYDNTLLPWPLWVARVTNLSHVLLTLVCSSNFFIYYFKHGNICRKKSWQNCENKYGNAPTTAGIGTTTNGCTALTEISENFSRADSFLSTSGRYRSQRSRSRSPRPKTTLKTTSTSFKEEDML